From one Herpetosiphon gulosus genomic stretch:
- a CDS encoding glycerol-3-phosphate dehydrogenase/oxidase: MNPQLQWNAAWRERTWQALDQAWDVIIIGGGITGAGLVREATRSGLKALLLEARDFAWGTSSRSSKLVHGGLRYLAQGQVCVTYDSVVEREQLLNEAPGLVAPLGFLIGLPQGKPLKRWVYQAGLLAYDALARRREQHYLSMANLRLQAPYLDDANLAAGLRYSDAQTDDARLVLRILREAAAAGATVLNYAAVEQLVRANEQVVGVVVRDQLSQRQQTLKATAIVNATGAWVDQLRQQIQAPAKMRPLRGSHLVFSQTQLPLAQAINLEHPRDQRPVFFVPWEGVSIVGTTDLDHSADLWHEPSISPTEVAYLLEAAQTAFPSLNLSLSDVISTWSGVRPVVDTGASDPSKESRDYVLWQEQGLLTVTGGKLTTFRLIALEALQLLRQRLPQIKLWPNAPRLNPAPSNLAGTLAPSIKQRLLGRYAAEAPLMLQELPNHEFCSIADLPSLWAEIRWAARYEAVTNVGDLLLRRSRLGLLLPNGAAEYQAQIQAICTEELGWDGQRWRTEWQNYQQLIAQHYSLPD, from the coding sequence ATGAATCCGCAGTTGCAATGGAACGCTGCTTGGCGTGAGCGCACTTGGCAAGCGCTCGATCAAGCGTGGGATGTGATTATCATTGGTGGTGGAATTACTGGCGCAGGCTTAGTGCGCGAAGCCACCCGCTCAGGCCTCAAAGCGCTATTGCTTGAAGCTCGCGATTTTGCTTGGGGAACCTCAAGCCGCTCATCAAAATTAGTTCATGGTGGCTTGCGCTATTTAGCTCAAGGTCAAGTGTGCGTCACCTATGATTCGGTGGTTGAGCGCGAACAGCTTTTAAATGAAGCACCTGGTTTGGTTGCACCATTGGGCTTTTTAATTGGCCTGCCACAGGGCAAACCACTCAAGCGCTGGGTCTATCAGGCTGGCTTATTGGCCTACGATGCGCTTGCACGTCGCCGCGAACAGCATTATCTGAGCATGGCAAATTTGCGTTTACAAGCGCCCTACCTTGATGATGCCAACTTAGCGGCTGGTTTACGCTACAGCGATGCCCAAACCGATGATGCCCGTTTGGTTTTGCGGATTTTGCGCGAAGCGGCGGCGGCTGGAGCCACGGTATTAAATTATGCAGCGGTTGAGCAATTGGTACGAGCAAACGAGCAAGTAGTTGGGGTAGTCGTGCGCGATCAGCTCAGCCAGCGCCAGCAAACCCTCAAAGCTACAGCGATAGTGAATGCTACGGGTGCATGGGTCGATCAACTGCGCCAGCAGATTCAAGCGCCAGCCAAAATGCGCCCCTTGCGTGGTAGCCATTTAGTATTTAGCCAAACCCAATTACCGCTCGCCCAAGCGATCAATTTGGAGCATCCACGCGATCAGCGGCCAGTCTTTTTTGTACCGTGGGAAGGTGTGAGCATCGTTGGAACAACCGATCTTGATCATTCAGCGGATTTATGGCACGAGCCAAGCATCAGCCCTACTGAAGTTGCCTATTTGCTTGAAGCTGCCCAAACTGCCTTTCCAAGTTTAAATTTAAGTTTGAGCGATGTAATTTCGACATGGAGCGGGGTGCGACCTGTAGTCGATACGGGAGCTAGTGATCCATCCAAAGAATCGCGCGATTATGTGCTATGGCAAGAGCAAGGCTTGTTGACGGTCACAGGTGGCAAATTAACCACCTTTCGTTTGATTGCGCTCGAAGCCTTGCAGCTTTTACGCCAACGCTTACCACAGATCAAGCTTTGGCCGAACGCACCACGCCTGAATCCTGCGCCAAGCAATTTGGCTGGCACGCTCGCCCCAAGCATCAAACAACGCCTATTGGGGCGTTATGCCGCCGAAGCACCCTTGATGCTGCAAGAATTGCCCAACCATGAGTTTTGTTCAATTGCCGATTTGCCAAGTTTGTGGGCCGAAATTCGTTGGGCGGCGAGGTATGAAGCTGTAACCAATGTAGGCGATTTGCTGTTGCGGCGCAGCCGTTTGGGCTTATTATTGCCAAATGGTGCAGCCGAATATCAGGCTCAAATTCAAGCGATTTGCACTGAGGAATTGGGCTGGGATGGGCAGCGTTGGCGAACCGAGTGGCAGAATTATCAACAGTTAATTGCCCAACACTATAGCTTACCAGATTAA
- a CDS encoding FAD-binding oxidoreductase, whose translation MRRWNGWGDESKDYPVKAGILGLLKQLIGVGTAPSDISLAEIVAQVPASHLPHHELISTDPELRIRHARGQSFADLVATRSGELGQIPDGVAFPQSSQAVRELIDWASANNLSLIPYGGGTSVAGHINPVAGERPILTVSLAKLNRLLEINPTARLARFGAGIKGPDLEAQLRAVGFTLGHFPQSFELSTLGGWIATRSSGQQSLGFGRIEQLWAGGRVETPQGSLELAPFPASAAGPDLREMLLGSEGRYGIITEATVRIRPIPELDVVHAIFFASWEQAQTAARTIAQANLPLGMLRLSTPTETITNLALAGHERAIGLLEGFLKLRGVGSEKCMLLVGFIGSQAQVQLSRQAVLSLARQHGGVHIGQSFGKAWQTGRFRAPYLRNRLWELGYGVDTVETATTWENVTPLLHSLEHSLRNGLAAEHEQVHVFTHLSHFYPTGSSIYTTYAFRLGNDAQATLARWQALKTAASQAIVTAGGTISHQHGVGLDHRPYLEAEKGRLGIGALQQLGQHFDPQGLLNPAKLYEDGQ comes from the coding sequence ATGCGCCGTTGGAATGGTTGGGGCGATGAGAGCAAAGATTATCCGGTTAAAGCTGGTATTTTAGGCTTGCTCAAGCAATTAATTGGGGTTGGCACTGCTCCCAGCGATATTAGCTTGGCCGAGATTGTTGCCCAAGTTCCAGCATCACACTTGCCACACCACGAATTAATTAGCACCGATCCTGAGTTGCGGATTCGCCATGCGCGTGGCCAGAGTTTTGCCGATTTGGTGGCTACGCGCAGCGGCGAGTTGGGCCAAATTCCCGATGGCGTGGCTTTTCCCCAATCCAGTCAAGCAGTCCGCGAATTGATCGATTGGGCTAGTGCCAACAATCTTAGCCTGATTCCATATGGTGGTGGAACCAGCGTGGCTGGCCATATTAATCCAGTTGCAGGCGAGCGACCCATATTAACTGTTAGCCTTGCCAAGCTCAATCGGCTACTGGAAATCAACCCAACTGCGCGGCTGGCACGCTTTGGCGCTGGAATCAAAGGCCCAGATCTTGAGGCTCAATTACGGGCTGTGGGCTTTACGCTCGGCCATTTTCCCCAATCGTTCGAGCTTTCGACGCTGGGCGGCTGGATTGCCACCCGCTCTAGTGGCCAGCAATCGCTTGGTTTTGGGCGAATTGAACAACTCTGGGCAGGTGGGCGAGTTGAAACTCCCCAAGGCTCGTTAGAATTAGCGCCCTTTCCGGCTTCGGCGGCTGGCCCTGACCTGCGTGAAATGCTGCTTGGCTCAGAAGGACGCTACGGGATTATCACCGAGGCGACCGTGCGAATTCGCCCGATTCCAGAGCTTGATGTCGTCCATGCGATCTTCTTTGCAAGCTGGGAGCAAGCCCAAACTGCCGCGCGAACGATCGCCCAAGCCAACTTACCATTGGGTATGTTGCGGCTTAGCACGCCCACCGAAACCATAACCAACCTCGCGTTGGCTGGCCATGAACGAGCGATTGGCTTGCTCGAAGGCTTTTTGAAATTACGCGGCGTTGGCTCGGAAAAATGCATGCTGTTGGTTGGCTTTATTGGCAGCCAAGCCCAAGTTCAGCTTAGTCGCCAAGCAGTTTTGAGCTTGGCTCGCCAACATGGTGGCGTTCATATCGGCCAAAGCTTTGGCAAAGCTTGGCAGACGGGGCGGTTTCGTGCGCCTTATCTACGCAATCGGCTGTGGGAGTTGGGCTATGGCGTAGATACGGTCGAAACCGCCACGACATGGGAGAATGTTACGCCATTGTTGCATAGCTTGGAACACAGCTTGCGCAATGGATTAGCAGCTGAGCACGAACAGGTGCATGTATTCACCCATCTTTCACATTTTTACCCAACTGGCTCAAGCATTTACACGACCTATGCTTTTCGGCTTGGCAACGATGCGCAGGCAACTTTAGCCCGTTGGCAAGCCTTGAAAACCGCTGCCAGCCAAGCAATTGTGACTGCAGGCGGCACAATTAGCCATCAACATGGCGTAGGGCTTGATCATCGCCCCTATCTCGAAGCCGAAAAAGGCCGCTTGGGAATTGGCGCATTGCAACAACTTGGCCAACATTTCGACCCGCAGGGCTTGCTCAATCCCGCCAAATTATACGAGGATGGCCAATGA
- the fadR gene encoding fatty acid metabolism transcriptional regulator FadR → MSELQRPASYCEQQLIKQIIGGSYTAGSSLPSERELAVQLGVTRPTLREAIQRLARDGWLVVQQGKPTMVCNIWHDGGLGVLRSLVQHSTELPAQIVPQLLAVRLDLAPSYTAMAIEHHAEQIVTLLQTALPLADNAATYAQFDWQLQHQLTIASTNPIYTLILNGFRSFYQMMALDYFELALAREHSVAFYRTLLQAAQTRDIDLARQASQAAMHQSIEFWQSLAANIK, encoded by the coding sequence ATGAGCGAATTACAACGACCAGCATCGTATTGCGAACAACAATTGATCAAACAAATTATTGGTGGCAGCTATACTGCAGGCAGCAGCTTGCCCAGCGAACGTGAGCTAGCGGTGCAGTTGGGAGTTACACGGCCAACATTACGTGAAGCGATTCAACGCTTGGCTCGCGATGGCTGGTTGGTGGTACAACAAGGCAAGCCTACGATGGTTTGCAATATTTGGCATGATGGCGGCTTGGGCGTATTACGCAGTTTGGTGCAACATAGCACTGAGCTGCCAGCCCAAATTGTGCCGCAACTGCTAGCCGTGCGCTTAGATTTAGCGCCAAGTTACACCGCCATGGCGATCGAACATCACGCTGAGCAAATTGTAACCTTATTGCAAACAGCGCTGCCGTTAGCTGATAACGCGGCGACCTATGCTCAATTCGATTGGCAATTGCAGCATCAATTAACGATCGCTTCGACAAACCCAATTTATACCTTAATTTTAAATGGCTTTCGCAGTTTCTACCAAATGATGGCATTGGATTATTTTGAGCTAGCGCTGGCCCGCGAACATTCGGTAGCCTTTTATCGCACCCTGTTGCAAGCAGCCCAAACTCGCGATATCGATTTAGCTCGCCAAGCCAGCCAAGCCGCCATGCACCAGAGCATTGAGTTTTGGCAGTCGTTAGCCGCGAATATCAAATAA